From Mercenaria mercenaria mitochondrion, complete genome, one genomic window encodes:
- the ND6 gene encoding NADH dehydrogenase subunit 6, which translates to MFVLFFLLSVVNVALESSHPLVMGMGLLVLTVMAVSLVVWYGSFYGFSLFMVMVGGVLVVFSYTISLVPYISEKKSKMSSEVSNFYDFLMVVLGLGFFCLVVIGLTMKENLSSFGLFSNMFYYTEDWSLATVWMSILLFLVMIFCVNVAGNYKGALCK; encoded by the coding sequence ATGTTTGTTCTGTTTTTTCTTTTGAGAGTTGTAAATGTCGCTTTAGAGTCTTCGCATCCTTTGGTTATGGGTATAGGTTTACTGGTTTTAACAGTTATAGCGGTAAGGTTGGTGGTTTGATATGGAAGGTTTTACGGTTTTAGGTTGTTTATGGTAATGGTTGGGGGAGTTTTAGTAGTTTTTTCTTACACTATTTCTTTAGTGCCTTATATTAGTGAGAAAAAATCAAAAATAAGGTCTGAAGTTAGAAATTTTTATGATTTCTTAATGGTGGTGTTAGGTTTAGGTTTTTTCTGTTTAGTGGTTATTGGTCTCACAATAAAGGAAAATTTAAGGAGATTTGGTTTATTTAGAAATATGTTTTATTATACAGAGGATTGGTCTTTAGCTACGGTATGAATAAGAATTTTATTGTTTTTGGTAATAATTTTTTGTGTTAATGTTGCTGGTAATTATAAGGGGGCATTGTGTAAATAG
- the COX3 gene encoding cytochrome c oxidase subunit III (TAA stop codon is completed by the addition of 3' A residues to the mRNA) — protein sequence MGRTGFQLVDISPWPLSASFSALGLTTGMISLFCEGLSSFVIVLGLGSFLLLVITLVRWWGDIILESTFLGCYSSYVVRNLRCAMFLFILSEVFFFVSFFWAFFNASVGELSMQGVGYWPPVGINPIYPWQVPFLNTIVLLSSALTVTWAHKAVSVHNMSVYISGSPKYMSLNSEQYWNSGLVALGLTVFLGLFFTYLQATEYYMTSFCISDSVYGSTFFLLTGFHGMHVIVGTIFLIVCWFRLYLLHFSYRHHYFGLDAAVYYWHFVDVVWIGVFASVYVWGY from the coding sequence ATGGGACGTACTGGTTTTCAATTGGTTGATATTAGTCCTTGACCTTTAAGTGCCTCTTTTAGGGCCTTGGGTTTAACGACTGGTATGATTTCTTTATTTTGTGAGGGTTTAAGGAGATTTGTCATTGTTCTGGGTTTAGGATCGTTTTTATTATTAGTTATTACTTTAGTTCGATGATGAGGTGATATTATTTTAGAGAGGACTTTTCTTGGTTGTTATAGAAGGTACGTGGTGCGTAATTTGCGTTGTGCTATGTTTTTGTTTATTTTATCCGAGGTTTTCTTTTTTGTAAGGTTTTTTTGGGCATTTTTTAATGCTAGGGTAGGGGAGTTGTCAATACAGGGTGTTGGGTATTGACCTCCAGTAGGGATTAATCCTATTTATCCTTGACAGGTTCCTTTTTTAAATACTATTGTATTATTAAGTTCAGCTTTAACAGTTACATGGGCTCATAAGGCTGTCAGGGTTCATAACATGTCTGTATATATTAGAGGATCTCCTAAATATATGAGATTAAATAGAGAACAGTATTGAAATTCTGGTTTAGTGGCCTTAGGTTTGACTGTGTTTTTGGGCCTTTTCTTTACATATCTTCAGGCTACTGAGTATTATATGACGTCTTTTTGTATTAGGGATAGGGTCTATGGTTCTACTTTCTTTTTGCTTACTGGGTTTCATGGAATGCATGTTATTGTTGGTACTATTTTTTTGATTGTTTGTTGATTTCGATTGTACTTGTTACATTTTAGTTATCGGCATCATTATTTTGGGTTAGATGCAGCTGTATATTATTGACATTTTGTTGATGTAGTGTGAATTGGTGTATTTGCTTCTGTTTATGTGTGAGGTTACT